The genomic window AAGGAGTCGATCTCACCATGCTCGCCAAGGCCCTCGCGATCGGAATCGGTTCAATCGGTCCCGCGCTCGCCATCGGTAAAATTGGTTCCAAAGCGATGGAATCAATTGGCCGCAATCCAGAAGCCGCAGGAAAAATCCTGGTCCCGATGCTTCTCGTTGCCGCTTTTGCCGAAGCTATCGCTATTTACGCCTTGGTGATTGCATTTGGTATCAAATAGTCAATTAACCATCAGTTGTCCAATTGCCCTACGGGTGCTGGACAACTGCGGTTAGCAGATTAATCACTACAACATTATTTATGGAAGAATTGGTACAAACATTTCACATTGATTGGAAATTACTCATTGCCCAGCTGATCAATTTTGGTATTGTTTTGGCAGTGTTATATTTCTTCGCCCTGAAACCATTATTGAAAATAATGAACAAGCGCTCGTCAGATATTGAACAGAGCCTGACCGATGCCAAACGCATCGAAGAACAATTGAAATCTGCTGAAGTAGAAAAAGAAAAGATTGTTACGGAAGCAAAAAAAGAAGCGCAGATTATTGCGGCACAAGCAGTCGCCGAAGCAGAAAAAATCCGCGAAGCAAAAGTGCATCAGACTCGCGAGGAAATGGAACGGATGACCGAGCGCGCTAAGCAGGAGATTGCCTCTGAGAAAGATCAGATGCTTAAAGAAGCCAAACAAGAACTAGCTGATTTGGTCGTCACCGCCAGTGCTAAAGTTATTGGAAAAGAATTAGACGCGAAAACTCATCATACCTTAATTCAGAATACGATTACTCACGCTTCTGATAAACATGTCTAAGATTACTCCCCGACAATACGCCGTAAGTTTATACGAGTCTGTGGTAGGTAAGACTCATGCTCAGATTGAACCATTGCTGCACTCATTTTTGGCTTTACTGCAGGAACACCGGGCGTTGTCACAGGCGGATAAAATTTTGACCGCCTTTCGTACGTATGCCTATCAGCAAGAAGACATCGTGGCCGTGACGGCTACGACCGCGCATGAGATTGATCACGCTACGACCGCATCGATTATTAAAAGCTTAGAAAGCGCATTGGACAAGAAAGTGGTATTGCAGCCAGCGGTTGATCCAGAGCAGATTGGCGGATTGAAAGTGCGATTTGGCGATGTGGTGGTTGACGGCAGTATTCGTACAAAATTAGCGGCATTGAAAGATCATTTGCAAAAATAAAAAGGAGCCGATCATTATGACCGACTCCAGTGAGAGAGGGGACGGCGTAGGCATCTACGCGATAATCATGAACCACATCTTGCACAGTGGATTCAGGCATTCAAGCCAACCAGTTCCCTGACAGGGGGCCTGACAATGCGGGCAGTTGCACTCATGTGCTTCCATGTATAACCTCCAATCTAAACGTTAAGAACTATTTTAATCAATATTTTACCTAATACCCTAGCACAGTTAATAAAAATATGTCAAACACAGACTACATCATCGAAGAATTGAAAAAGCGGATTGCTGATTTCAAAGCTGACACCAAAACCGAAAAGGTTGGGACAGTCGAAGAGATCGGAGACGGCATTGTCCGTTTATCTGGTTTGTCTGACGTACAAGCGTCGGAAATGATTGAATTACCCGGTGATAAATATGGCGTGGCGTTAAACCTCGAAACTGATACCGTCGGCGCTATTATCCTCGGTGATCAAGAAGGTATCAAAGAGGGTGACACTGCCAAGAGTACTGGCCGTATTCTGGAAGTGCCGGTCGGTGATGCTATGGTAGGTCGGGTGGTGAACCCATTAGGGCAGGCGATTGATGGTAAAGGTGATATTAAAACTGATACGTATTATCCAGTGGAAAAAATTGCTCCACGTGTTATTACCCGAAAATCAGTTGATACACCACTCCAAACTGGCGTCAAAGCAATTGATTCTATGATTCCGATTGGTCGTGGCCAACGTGAATTGATCATCGGCGACCGTCAAGTGGGTAAGACCGCCATCGGAATTGATACGATTGTCAATCAAAAAGGCACGGGGGTTATCTGTATCTACGTGGCGATTGGCCAAAAAGAATCAAAGATTGCAAAGATTGTGGCTGAACTTGAGCAGGCGGGTGCCATGGATCACACAATTATCGTGGTAGCCGGCGCATCTGATCCAGCCTCATTGGCCTATATCGCGCCCTACGCCGGATGCGCTATGGGTGAATATTTCATGGACCAAGGCAAAGACGCTTTGATTATTTATGATGATTTGTCCAAACACGCTTGGGCGTATCGCGAAATTTCATTGTTGCTCCGACGGCCACCAGGTCGTGAAGCCTATCCTGGTGACGTGTTCTATCTTCACTCACGGTTATTGGAACGCGCGGCGCGCTTAAACGAGAAATACGGTGGTGGCAGCTTAACCGCGTTACCGATTATTGAAACGCAAGCAGGTGATATCTCAGCCTATATTCCGACTAACGTGATTTCCATTACTGATGGCCAGATTTACCTTGAGCCCGATTTGTTCTACCAGGGTATCCGTCCAGCCCTAAACGTCGGTTTGTCAGTGTCACGTGTCGGTTCGGCCGCACAGATCAAAGCCATGAAGAAAGTTGCAGGTAAATTACGTTTGGACCTGGCGCAATATCGAGAACTGGCCGCCTTCGCCCAATTTGGTTCGGATCTGGATGAGGCAACCCGCAAGCAATTAGAGCGCGGTAAACGATTGACGGAGATTCTCAAACAGAATCAATACCAACCAATGCCGGTAGAGCACCAAGTCGCTATCATTTACACCGCCGTCAATGGTTACCTGGATGACGTAGCGCCGGAAAAAATTCGTGAATTTGAAGAAGCGTTCCACCAGTATCTCAATGCCTCGCACGCTGATCTCATGAAACGGATTGTCACGGAAAAGGAAATGAAAGAAGATTTGGAGAAGCAATTGATTGGCGCGATTGAGGATTTCAAAAAGACGACCGCGTTTGTCACGCCAGCTGCATAATTAGTTACAAACGATACCATGCCTTCAGGCACAAAAGAAATTCAACGACGCATCCGTTCCGTCACCAACACTAAAAAAATTACCAAGGCGATGGAACTTGTTTCGGCTGCAAAAATGCGCCGCGCGGTGCAAGCCGTGCTTGCGACGCGCCAGTATGCCCGGACGGCATGGAATATCGTGCAGGATTTAGCGGCCAAGACCGATCCCGAACAGCACCAGCTCCTGCAAACCCGTGAGAAAATCCAGCGAATTGGAATGATTATGATCACGTCAAATCGAGGTCTGTGTGGTGGATTTAATCGGGAATTAGTCGAAACCGCTGGTAATTACGCATCCGCTCAAGGAGTGCCTGTCGACGTCATTTTGATGGGCAAAAAGGGGAGCACGATTCAGCGTCAGGGACATACCATCGTGGCTGATTTTGATAAGTTGGACGTTGCCGAAAGCGTCCGGGATGTACAAGCCATGGCGCGAATGGTCATCACTGATTATCTAGATGGGAAATATGACAAGATTGCCATTGCCTATACTGATTACCAGTCAGCTATCAAGCAAACGCCGCATATCCGACAGTTGCTGCCAATAATTAAAGAGGACGCCGAATTAGGGCAGACAGAGGGTGCGGCCGAGATAGCTACGAAACAGGACTTTGAATATATGTTTGAACCGTCACCGGCCGCTGTCCTGCAGGCGATGTTATATCGGTTAACCGAATTGCAGGTCTATCAAGCATTGCTCGAGTCAAATGCATCTGAGCATTCAGCTCGTATGTTCTCGATGCGCAATGCATCTGATGCCGCTACTGATATGATCAAAGATTTGACACTTACATTTAATCAAGCCCGCCAGCAAAGCATTACCAGTGAATTGGCTGAAATCAGTGCCAGTCGAGCGGCAATCACTTAATTTAATTTGATATTATTAATTTTGTTACCGTAAACCATTATGTCAGCAGTTAAAGGATCAATTTTTCAAGTAATCGGCCCGGTCGTTGATGTAAAATTCGACAGCGCGCCGCCGGTCATTTATACGGCACTCGAAGTACACCGCACTCCCGGGGATCCCGCGACGCGGGTTGTCCTCGAAGTGCAGCAGCAGCTCGAGGGTAATGTGGTGCGTACCGTGGCCATGGACTCGACTGACGGGTTGCGTCGCGGCATGCCGGTCGAAAACACGGGCGCTCCGATTTCCGTCCCCGTCGGAAAAGAAACGCTTGGTCGTATGTTTAATCTTTTGGGTGAACCATTGGATGAAAAAGAACCGGCCAGCAAAGAATCAAAGCGCTATCCGATTCACCGGCCAGCCCCACGTTTTGATGAGCAGACCTCTCACGCGGAGATTCTTGAAACTGGAATTAAGGTTATTGACCTTATTTGTCCGGTGGTTAAAGGTGGCAAAGTTGGTCTCTTCGGTGGTGCGGGTGTGGGTAAGACCGTGGTTATTCAAGAATTGATCCGAAACATTGCAGAGGAACACGGCGGTTATTCTGTCTTTGCCGGCGTCGGTGAACGTACGCGTGAAGGTAATGATTTGTATCATGAGATGAAACAATCCGGTGTGCTCGCAAAAACTGCGCTGGTCTTTGGCCAGATGAATGAACCGCCAGGGGCACGTGCGCGGATCGCCTTATCAGGATTATCAATGGCAGAATATTTCCGCGATGAAGAAAATCAAGACGTACTCTTCTTTATTGATAATATTTTCCGGTTTACCCAGGCAGGCTCTGAAGTATCTGCGTTGCTCGGTCGCATTCCTTCAGCCGTGGGTTACCAGCCAACGTTGGCCACAGAAATGGGTGAGCTTCAAGAACGCATTACCTCAACCACCAAAGGCTCGATCACCTCAGTGCAGGCGGTGTATGTACCGGCTGATGATTTAACCGATCCAGCACCAGCCACCACCTTTTCTCACCTTGATTCCACTGTCGTATTATCTCGCGCTTTAGCTGAATTAACGATATATCCTGCAGTCGATCCGTTGGATTCCACTTCGACCATTCTTGAGCCACGTATCGTCGGTGAAGAGCACTATGCAGTCGCTCGTGGCGTACAAAAGATTCTGCAGCGCTACAAAGATCTTCAGGATATAATCGCCATTCTTGGTATGGATGAATTATCCGACGAGGACAAATTGACCGTTACCCGAGCGCGGAAAGTGCAACGGTTCCTCTCCCAGCCATTTTTTGTGGCCGAACAATTCACGAGCACCCCGGGTAAGTATGTCCCGCTCAAAGATACCGTTCGTGGATTTAAAGCAATCCTTGATGGTCAGTATGATGATGTCCCGGAACAGGATTTCTACATGAAAGGCGGCATCGAAGAAGTTCGCGGAGCGAAATAAACACGCGTAAATAGTCAATCACTATGGCAGATACATTACAATTTGAAATCATTACTCCGGACGGCACGGTTTTTTCTGAAGCAGTAGATGAAGTGGTGATTCCGACGCCGGATGGTGAAATTGGCATTCTACCGCACCATGTGCCGTTAGTGTCGCTGCTTCAGGCGGGCGAGGTGAGGATTAGAATTGGTGATGAGATTACCTTTTTAGCGGTTTCAAGCGGCCTACTCCAAGTGCATCCTGATAAGGTGGTAGCATTAGCAGATACAGCAGAGCGCGCAGAGCAGATTGACGAACAGCGTGCTGAGGAAGCGCGCACACGAGCTGCGGAGCTCATGGCGGACAAACGGGTTGACTCGGAAGAATTTGCCGCGCTGTCAGCCAAGATAGAAAAAGAATTAGCGCGACTACGAGTAGCAAAGCGCCGCACGACACGACGCGTCGACACCATCCGTCCACAGTTATAAATTAGACACCAAGCTGTCAATTTCAAATCATGACACGGTTGACTCCGGGTACTCAAAGTCGCTACACTACGTGTATCCGCTATTTTATAGTTAGCATGGAGGATTATATATAATGGTTGTCGAAATTCACATCAAGCCATCGCAGTGGTTGCCCGTGCTGGCCGTTCTTGGGTTACTGGTTGGAGGTTGGTATGCTATTACTTATGACGTACAGCACTCCTCGATTGTGACGCCGACTGAATCATTGGTAAATCCGGACACGCTTGCCAAGAGGAATGCCTTGCCAGCTTCGGTTTCTATTCCCGCTTTGATGCAGCGTGAGTATACTGGCACTGATTTTATTTTGGGACCGACGCTGGAAAAAGGAGTGGGGTACAATCGATATTTCATGTCATATAATAGCGATGGTCTGACCATTACGGGTAGTATTGCTGTGCCGACCAGCGAAGGTTCGTTTCCTCTTGTTGTATTGAATCATGCGTTGGTTGATCGAGAGGCGTATAGAACCGGCGATGTATTAATAGCTGAGCAACGATATTTAGCACAACATGGGTATGTAGCACTTGTGCCTGACTATCGCAATCACGCTGGTTCAGATGACGACCCAAATGTTGATCGAGACCTTCGTTTTGGCTATGTCATTGACGTGATTAATGCTTTGCAAGCTGTCGAGCGAGCACAATTAGAATTTGTGGATACTGAACGAGTGGGTATGATCGGATATTCCATGGGCGCGGTGGTGGCGCTCGGCGTGGCAGTAGCACAGCCGGATTTGCTTGACGCTATTGTGCTCTATTCTCCAATCAGTGCTGATATGTGGGTTAATTACCAGCGCTGGATGGCGGATTTGCCGATCGCAAATGAAATTATTAAGCTATACGGAACCATTGAGTCGAATGAGAATTTTTGGGAAGAAGCGTCACCGGCTCATTACCTTGATAAGATTCTAGCGCCAATATTAATTCATCATGGTACCGCAGATACGTATGTGCCAATTTCGTTTTCAGAGGAATTAGTTATTGCTTTGAAAGCGGCGAATTCAATTCCTGTTGTATTTAATAAATATTTAGACCAAGGTCACGAATTTAATTCTGCTCATGATGAGGCGCTTGATCGCACGGTTAAATTTTTAGATGAGTATTTGAAGTAAATAGATCTGACCACGACAAGAGGAAGACTGATATGTGTTCCGTTTTTTATATTTGACAGTGGGAGCTGTTAGATTCCTTGCCCCCACCCCTCTTGACAGCCAGTCGCAATAGTGAGAAGGTTACTTACTTTACCGCCCCCTTTTCAAAACAGCTCGTTTCAGAGCACAACTCGCCTAAAAGGAGGTGATGACGGTGGCAACACAGCATCATGCCAAACGTTCGAGATGGTCTCGGCTAGTACATACAACGTACAAATCTCGAGGCTGGTGGGTCGACTTTCCCACGCTTGCGCTGCTTGGGCTTTTTCACTGGCATTTTTACTCGAATGGCTTCCATGCCGTTCCTGATGAAGCGCCTGAATTCTGCTGGACCGTCCTGGTCATGTATCTCATGATCAAGGAAAAGGTTCGGTGGGAACATATGGAAATGCTCTCGCGACGCGGCAGTGTACTCGTCGGCTTCTGGATGTTCTCGGCGCTTGAATTTTTTGTGGTCATGGCATGGGATGGACATCATTTTCAAATGCCACCGCAAATGATTGCGACGACATTGATCGTACTCGGCGGTTTCGTCGGAGTGCTGCCCGTGAAGTATTACTTCACCAAGCGGTTCCCGAATGCCTCGGGTGCGTTCCAAGTCAGCCGAAACGACTAGATTCACGCATGCTCTCTGGAATCCCGACGGATCCCAGAGAGCAATTTTATTGTATGATATCATGCCTTGACATGACCGCCGACGTCCGCTACAGTGAGCGGTACTTTTTGCTCCTTATCATTTGCATAAATGTAACGTGGGTATATTTCGTAAACCTTACTTTTTGGAGGATGTATGACGGGTATTATAGTTGCAGGTACAGAGTTTTTGATTGACTATGTGTTGCCGGGTGGTCGGTCGAGTGACGGGGTAAATCGAACGATTGCCACAGTTACCGAAGTGAATCCTGATGATTCAATCAGTGTCCGATCGGACGGTTTTCCGCAGCTCTGCAGATTGCGGAGTACCGGAGCGGGTTGGAGCGCTGTTTTTTCTGACCGGAATGAAATACCGGTTGTTGCCTGCAAGTTGATCTAGCCGCTTGCCGCGGCTCATTTGTCTTCGCTCCTGGTGTGCATATGTGCATGCCAGGAGTATTTTTTATTTTCTTGACAGCTATTGATCAATAGTATACTAATACTCGTATGTCATTATTTTCTATTTAGAGTACTGAAGCATTGTATCTTTTGAAAGAGAGGTTAATACATGGCAGGAGGTTCGTTCTTTGAGTGCCCGGTGTGCAATCAGTCGGTTCATGTTGGATCAAACGGTTTGTTTGATGAGCATGATAACAAAAGTGGTAAGCCATGTCCCGGAGCAGGTCTCCGAGCACGAGGCGGGCCATCTAGTTTTCAGTCGCCGGGATTTCCGCGCAGCAATTTTCATTCAGGCCAGTACACTGGACCGCAACCGCGTCATCGTGGAAGAATTGGGTCAAAAGCCAGACGATTTAGAAATTGGTAATAACCGATTTTGTGAATCTGTAGGCCGTTTCGTATGTGAAGCGGCCTCTTTTTTACAAAAAAAGAACCCCGTGGTCTATCACTCCACAGGGTCACCATAGCAATTCCCAACCATATCACCGTTTACGACGCGGTGCCAGGACTAACGGTAGTCCGACACCAATGAGCATGAGTGCGAGCGCGACTACTGGCATAAACCAGACGATTATGATTGCAACTGCAATCGAGACCCATCTGATGAGTACCAGCCAGAGCGGCCGCCCACGTACTGTGGTCATGTCCATCACCTCCTTTTTGGGTATTTGGCATGTCCATAGGTAAGTGTAGTCCTTTTAGTATACATGATGCAAGGCATAGGATATGCATCAATTTTTTGATATACTGAGATCATCATTGAGAGAGTTTAAATGTATATGGA from Candidatus Kerfeldbacteria bacterium includes these protein-coding regions:
- the atpF gene encoding F0F1 ATP synthase subunit B, whose amino-acid sequence is MEELVQTFHIDWKLLIAQLINFGIVLAVLYFFALKPLLKIMNKRSSDIEQSLTDAKRIEEQLKSAEVEKEKIVTEAKKEAQIIAAQAVAEAEKIREAKVHQTREEMERMTERAKQEIASEKDQMLKEAKQELADLVVTASAKVIGKELDAKTHHTLIQNTITHASDKHV
- a CDS encoding alpha/beta fold hydrolase, producing the protein MVVEIHIKPSQWLPVLAVLGLLVGGWYAITYDVQHSSIVTPTESLVNPDTLAKRNALPASVSIPALMQREYTGTDFILGPTLEKGVGYNRYFMSYNSDGLTITGSIAVPTSEGSFPLVVLNHALVDREAYRTGDVLIAEQRYLAQHGYVALVPDYRNHAGSDDDPNVDRDLRFGYVIDVINALQAVERAQLEFVDTERVGMIGYSMGAVVALGVAVAQPDLLDAIVLYSPISADMWVNYQRWMADLPIANEIIKLYGTIESNENFWEEASPAHYLDKILAPILIHHGTADTYVPISFSEELVIALKAANSIPVVFNKYLDQGHEFNSAHDEALDRTVKFLDEYLK
- the atpD gene encoding F0F1 ATP synthase subunit beta, with amino-acid sequence MSAVKGSIFQVIGPVVDVKFDSAPPVIYTALEVHRTPGDPATRVVLEVQQQLEGNVVRTVAMDSTDGLRRGMPVENTGAPISVPVGKETLGRMFNLLGEPLDEKEPASKESKRYPIHRPAPRFDEQTSHAEILETGIKVIDLICPVVKGGKVGLFGGAGVGKTVVIQELIRNIAEEHGGYSVFAGVGERTREGNDLYHEMKQSGVLAKTALVFGQMNEPPGARARIALSGLSMAEYFRDEENQDVLFFIDNIFRFTQAGSEVSALLGRIPSAVGYQPTLATEMGELQERITSTTKGSITSVQAVYVPADDLTDPAPATTFSHLDSTVVLSRALAELTIYPAVDPLDSTSTILEPRIVGEEHYAVARGVQKILQRYKDLQDIIAILGMDELSDEDKLTVTRARKVQRFLSQPFFVAEQFTSTPGKYVPLKDTVRGFKAILDGQYDDVPEQDFYMKGGIEEVRGAK
- the atpG gene encoding ATP synthase F1 subunit gamma is translated as MPSGTKEIQRRIRSVTNTKKITKAMELVSAAKMRRAVQAVLATRQYARTAWNIVQDLAAKTDPEQHQLLQTREKIQRIGMIMITSNRGLCGGFNRELVETAGNYASAQGVPVDVILMGKKGSTIQRQGHTIVADFDKLDVAESVRDVQAMARMVITDYLDGKYDKIAIAYTDYQSAIKQTPHIRQLLPIIKEDAELGQTEGAAEIATKQDFEYMFEPSPAAVLQAMLYRLTELQVYQALLESNASEHSARMFSMRNASDAATDMIKDLTLTFNQARQQSITSELAEISASRAAIT
- a CDS encoding F0F1 ATP synthase subunit alpha gives rise to the protein MSNTDYIIEELKKRIADFKADTKTEKVGTVEEIGDGIVRLSGLSDVQASEMIELPGDKYGVALNLETDTVGAIILGDQEGIKEGDTAKSTGRILEVPVGDAMVGRVVNPLGQAIDGKGDIKTDTYYPVEKIAPRVITRKSVDTPLQTGVKAIDSMIPIGRGQRELIIGDRQVGKTAIGIDTIVNQKGTGVICIYVAIGQKESKIAKIVAELEQAGAMDHTIIVVAGASDPASLAYIAPYAGCAMGEYFMDQGKDALIIYDDLSKHAWAYREISLLLRRPPGREAYPGDVFYLHSRLLERAARLNEKYGGGSLTALPIIETQAGDISAYIPTNVISITDGQIYLEPDLFYQGIRPALNVGLSVSRVGSAAQIKAMKKVAGKLRLDLAQYRELAAFAQFGSDLDEATRKQLERGKRLTEILKQNQYQPMPVEHQVAIIYTAVNGYLDDVAPEKIREFEEAFHQYLNASHADLMKRIVTEKEMKEDLEKQLIGAIEDFKKTTAFVTPAA
- the atpH gene encoding ATP synthase F1 subunit delta, whose translation is MVGKTHAQIEPLLHSFLALLQEHRALSQADKILTAFRTYAYQQEDIVAVTATTAHEIDHATTASIIKSLESALDKKVVLQPAVDPEQIGGLKVRFGDVVVDGSIRTKLAALKDHLQK
- a CDS encoding F0F1 ATP synthase subunit epsilon, translating into MADTLQFEIITPDGTVFSEAVDEVVIPTPDGEIGILPHHVPLVSLLQAGEVRIRIGDEITFLAVSSGLLQVHPDKVVALADTAERAEQIDEQRAEEARTRAAELMADKRVDSEEFAALSAKIEKELARLRVAKRRTTRRVDTIRPQL
- the atpE gene encoding ATP synthase F0 subunit C, whose amino-acid sequence is MEGVDLTMLAKALAIGIGSIGPALAIGKIGSKAMESIGRNPEAAGKILVPMLLVAAFAEAIAIYALVIAFGIK